A part of Acidisarcina sp. genomic DNA contains:
- the purD gene encoding phosphoribosylamine--glycine ligase, with protein sequence MKVLVIGSGGREHALAWAIRNSNRVDEVVCAPGNGGIASVARCIPASQKDLGDLLRVVAAEKPDLTVVGPELPLSLGFVDELRRRSIPVFGPTRAAAMLETSKAFAKRFLQRHNIPTAAYAVCTSEQEARASIDLFHTPLVVKADGLAAGKGVLICQSKREALDAVSGLFSGKLLGSVERTVLIEEFLEGEEVSFLLLSDGKHVVPLVPAQDHKRIGEGDTGPNTGGMGAYSTDDILDVKMRDWLINHVAQPTIDGMAAEDTPFVGVLYVGLMMTARGPMVLEFNARFGDPETQAILMRLESDLVEGLEACVEGRLSETEFRWRPGASACVIASSEGYPGSYATGKVITGLNQTYPGVQVFHSGTALIDGEYLTSGGRVLGVTAAAGNLESALGLVYDALAKIHFDGMYYRRDIGHRALKPRR encoded by the coding sequence ATGAAAGTTCTCGTCATCGGATCAGGAGGCCGCGAGCATGCTCTCGCCTGGGCCATCCGCAACTCTAACCGAGTGGACGAGGTGGTTTGCGCTCCCGGTAACGGCGGCATCGCCTCTGTGGCGCGCTGCATACCTGCCAGCCAGAAGGACCTGGGCGACCTGCTCCGGGTAGTGGCCGCCGAGAAGCCCGACCTGACGGTTGTGGGGCCGGAGCTCCCGCTCTCGCTCGGGTTTGTGGACGAGCTGCGCCGCCGCAGCATCCCGGTCTTTGGCCCGACGCGCGCCGCTGCCATGCTGGAGACGAGCAAGGCCTTCGCCAAGCGCTTTCTGCAGCGGCACAATATTCCAACCGCGGCCTATGCCGTCTGTACCAGCGAGCAGGAGGCACGTGCCTCCATCGACCTCTTTCACACGCCGTTAGTGGTCAAGGCCGATGGCCTGGCTGCCGGAAAGGGTGTACTCATCTGCCAGTCGAAGCGCGAGGCGCTCGATGCGGTATCGGGTCTCTTTTCGGGCAAGCTGCTGGGTTCGGTGGAGCGCACCGTCCTGATTGAAGAGTTTCTTGAGGGAGAAGAGGTCTCCTTTCTGCTGCTGAGCGATGGCAAGCACGTTGTGCCGCTGGTTCCGGCCCAGGACCACAAGCGTATCGGTGAAGGAGACACCGGGCCGAATACCGGCGGAATGGGCGCCTATTCGACCGATGACATTCTTGACGTCAAAATGCGCGACTGGCTGATTAACCACGTGGCGCAGCCAACCATTGATGGTATGGCCGCCGAGGATACCCCCTTTGTTGGCGTCCTCTACGTGGGCCTGATGATGACCGCGCGTGGACCCATGGTGCTGGAGTTCAACGCACGCTTTGGGGATCCTGAAACGCAGGCCATCCTCATGCGCCTGGAGAGCGACCTGGTGGAGGGGCTGGAGGCATGCGTCGAAGGCCGGTTGAGCGAGACGGAATTCCGCTGGCGGCCGGGCGCTTCCGCCTGCGTCATTGCCAGCTCGGAGGGATATCCCGGCAGCTACGCCACGGGCAAAGTGATCACCGGCCTGAACCAGACATATCCCGGGGTTCAGGTCTTCCACTCGGGAACGGCGCTGATCGATGGCGAGTACCTGACCAGCGGAGGGCGCGTGCTCGGCGTGACGGCCGCGGCGGGGAATCTGGAATCCGCCCTGGGGCTCGTCTATGACGCTCTTGCCAAGATCCACTTCGACGGAATGTACTATCGTCGTGACATTGGACACCGGGCGCTCAAGCCCAGACGCTGA
- a CDS encoding Nramp family divalent metal transporter has translation MAPVTPSATQSPGKSRWRSSLRLPKLRTAELWYYFGPAFVASIAYIDPGNFATNFDGGTQFGYKLLWVLLWSNAMAILIQYLSAKLGIATGHTLPQNCRRHFSRRTTIGLWIAAELSALATDLAEFLGAALGFYLLFGPWLARYGFAKPTILLLAALASAVCVFLILAFELWGFRSLEVAIMAFVFVIGACYMVELFFVHIDWRQIAFHTVVPMIDKKSIYIAVGMLGATVMPHVVYLHSALVQPRVRAESHTSPKGIYLNRLRHLRFEAIDVFAAMNGAWLVNSAMIVVAAAAFAGTGRTGMSIEEAHQTLGPLLGPISATVFAVALLCSGLSSSTVGTMAGQIILEGFLQVHFSIFLRRLLTLVPAIVVIAIGLDPLKILILSQVALSFTLPFALIPLLILTNDSAVMGRFVNGRITRVLGWITASVILGLNALLLWMTATGN, from the coding sequence ATGGCCCCCGTTACCCCATCTGCGACGCAGTCCCCCGGCAAATCGCGATGGCGGTCCAGCCTTCGGCTGCCCAAACTGCGGACGGCGGAGCTTTGGTATTACTTCGGGCCTGCCTTCGTCGCCAGTATCGCGTACATCGACCCGGGAAACTTCGCCACCAACTTCGATGGCGGCACTCAGTTTGGGTACAAGCTGCTGTGGGTACTGCTGTGGTCGAACGCGATGGCGATCCTGATCCAGTACCTCTCGGCCAAGCTGGGCATCGCCACCGGCCATACGCTGCCGCAGAACTGCCGCAGGCACTTCTCCCGTCGCACAACCATTGGCCTGTGGATCGCGGCGGAGCTCTCGGCACTGGCTACGGATCTGGCGGAGTTTCTTGGCGCGGCGCTGGGCTTCTACCTGCTGTTCGGGCCATGGCTCGCACGATATGGTTTTGCCAAGCCCACCATCCTGCTGCTGGCAGCGCTTGCTTCGGCGGTCTGCGTCTTCCTGATTCTCGCCTTCGAGCTATGGGGATTCCGCAGCCTGGAGGTCGCCATCATGGCCTTCGTCTTCGTGATCGGCGCCTGCTATATGGTGGAGCTCTTTTTCGTGCACATTGACTGGAGACAGATCGCCTTCCACACCGTCGTGCCGATGATTGACAAAAAGAGCATCTATATTGCCGTCGGCATGCTGGGGGCAACCGTCATGCCGCACGTTGTCTACCTGCACTCCGCGCTGGTGCAGCCCCGCGTGCGTGCGGAAAGCCACACCTCCCCCAAGGGCATCTATCTGAACCGCCTGCGGCATCTGCGCTTTGAGGCTATCGACGTCTTCGCGGCGATGAACGGTGCATGGCTGGTGAACTCCGCGATGATCGTGGTGGCCGCCGCGGCATTCGCCGGAACGGGACGAACCGGCATGTCGATCGAGGAGGCGCACCAGACTCTCGGGCCGCTCCTTGGCCCCATCTCGGCGACCGTGTTCGCAGTGGCGCTGCTGTGCTCCGGCCTGTCGTCGTCGACGGTCGGCACCATGGCCGGGCAGATCATCCTGGAAGGATTTCTCCAGGTCCACTTCAGCATCTTTCTGCGGCGGCTGCTCACGCTGGTACCGGCGATCGTTGTTATCGCCATCGGACTGGACCCGCTGAAGATCCTGATCCTGTCGCAGGTAGCGCTCAGCTTCACGCTACCCTTCGCGCTGATTCCACTTCTGATTCTCACCAACGACTCCGCGGTAATGGGACGGTTCGTCAACGGCAGGATCACCCGCGTCCTCGGCTGGATCACCGCGTCCGTCATCCTGGGACTCAATGCCCTGCTCCTCTGGATGACCGCCACAGGGAACTGA
- the acnA gene encoding aconitate hydratase AcnA, producing the protein MKTIGNSFGSQSELKSGNRTYEIFRLSALEQKGIPLARLPYSLRILLENLLRHEDGKSVTSADIEFLAKWDPKAEPSREIAYMPARVLMQDFTGVPAVVDLAAMRDAMKTLGGDPEKINPLQPAELVIDHSVQVDEYGTANSYNANAMLEFQRNRERYAFLKWGQSAFRNFSAVPPGMGICHQVNLEYLARVVFTTEADGKLRAYPDTLVGTDSHTTMINGLGVLGWGVGGIEAEAAMLGQPVSMLVPQVVGFKLTGKLKEGATATDLVLTVTQMLRKLGVVGKFVEFYGPGISELPLADRATISNMAPEYGATCGIFPVDAATLQYLQLTGRSEEQIALVEAYYKEQGLFHTAQSPEAEYSATIALDLSTVEPSVAGPKRPQDRVLLRDAGASFKEQLPDLLGPNAAPNGVRNVERWEGEGGHASLGGATNSAAGVPEQGHAASVKERFGVDVDRYMDHGSIVIAAITSCTNTSNPSVMVAAGLLAKKAVEKGLSVPPWVKTSLAPGSRVVTDYYQNAGLLPYLDKLRFNVVGYGCTTCIGNSGPLPTDVSQSIEDHGLVAVSVLSGNRNFEGRINSEVRANYLMSPPLVVAYALAGRIDHDFQAEPLGKGKDGSPVYLKDIWPSQKEVSETVASAINTGIFLKEYSTVTDGDANWQNLKFPVGGTYQWEPDSTYIRKAPYFDGMPANPAAVEDIRGARVLAVLGDSVTTDHISPAGSIKVDGPAGKYLLDHGVKAADFNSYGSRRGNHEVMVRGTFANVRLRNKLAPGTEGGVTRLLPEGEQMSIFDASVKYAERGVPLVILAGKEYGSGSSRDWAAKGPRLLGVRAVIAESYERIHRSNLVGMGILPLQFASGQNTQSLGLTGEEVFDFPGLRALLDSKFAGGRTLTVTATGKDGRKITFPANVRIDTPQEILYYENGGILQYVLRQLVQPSS; encoded by the coding sequence ATGAAGACCATTGGTAACAGTTTTGGCAGCCAGTCCGAGCTGAAGTCTGGTAATCGCACCTATGAAATATTCCGTCTGAGCGCGCTGGAGCAGAAGGGCATTCCGCTGGCGCGGCTCCCCTACAGCCTGCGTATCCTGCTGGAAAACCTGCTGCGGCACGAGGATGGCAAGTCCGTTACCTCCGCGGATATTGAATTTCTGGCCAAGTGGGATCCGAAGGCCGAGCCCTCGCGCGAGATCGCGTACATGCCGGCACGAGTACTGATGCAGGATTTCACCGGAGTCCCCGCAGTGGTTGATCTGGCGGCCATGCGCGACGCCATGAAGACGCTCGGCGGCGACCCGGAGAAGATCAATCCGCTGCAGCCCGCCGAGCTGGTGATCGACCATTCGGTGCAGGTGGACGAGTACGGCACAGCTAACTCCTACAATGCCAATGCCATGCTGGAGTTTCAGCGGAATCGCGAGCGGTATGCCTTTCTGAAATGGGGCCAGTCGGCCTTCCGCAACTTCTCCGCCGTGCCGCCTGGCATGGGAATCTGCCACCAGGTCAACCTCGAATATCTGGCGCGGGTAGTCTTCACCACCGAAGCCGACGGCAAGCTGCGCGCCTATCCCGACACGCTGGTGGGTACGGATTCGCACACCACCATGATCAATGGCCTGGGCGTGCTGGGCTGGGGAGTCGGCGGGATTGAAGCCGAAGCGGCCATGCTGGGGCAGCCTGTGTCCATGCTGGTTCCGCAGGTCGTGGGATTCAAACTTACCGGCAAGCTGAAGGAGGGTGCGACCGCGACCGACCTGGTGCTGACCGTAACCCAGATGCTGCGCAAGCTCGGAGTGGTGGGCAAGTTCGTCGAGTTCTACGGTCCCGGCATCAGCGAGCTTCCGCTGGCCGACCGCGCCACCATCAGCAACATGGCGCCCGAATACGGCGCCACCTGCGGCATCTTCCCGGTGGACGCGGCGACGCTCCAATACCTGCAACTGACCGGACGCAGCGAGGAGCAGATCGCGCTGGTTGAGGCGTACTACAAGGAGCAGGGCCTCTTCCACACCGCCCAGTCGCCGGAGGCGGAGTACTCGGCAACGATTGCGCTGGATCTCTCCACCGTGGAGCCGAGCGTCGCCGGACCCAAGCGCCCCCAGGATCGAGTTCTGCTGCGTGATGCGGGTGCAAGCTTCAAGGAACAGCTCCCCGACCTGCTCGGGCCCAATGCGGCTCCGAATGGCGTGCGGAACGTAGAGCGCTGGGAGGGCGAGGGCGGACATGCTTCGCTCGGCGGAGCAACCAACTCAGCTGCCGGCGTGCCGGAGCAGGGCCATGCCGCCAGCGTCAAGGAGCGCTTCGGCGTGGACGTGGATCGATATATGGATCACGGCTCCATCGTGATCGCAGCCATCACGAGTTGCACCAATACGTCGAATCCCTCGGTAATGGTAGCTGCCGGGCTGTTGGCAAAGAAAGCTGTCGAAAAGGGCCTCTCCGTGCCGCCGTGGGTCAAGACTTCCCTCGCGCCAGGCTCGCGGGTGGTTACGGACTACTACCAGAACGCGGGTTTGCTTCCATACCTGGATAAGCTGCGGTTCAACGTAGTGGGCTACGGATGTACGACCTGCATTGGCAACTCCGGTCCGCTGCCCACCGATGTATCGCAGTCGATCGAAGATCACGGCCTCGTCGCGGTCTCCGTGCTCAGCGGAAACCGCAACTTCGAGGGTCGCATCAACTCCGAAGTGCGCGCCAACTACCTTATGTCTCCTCCGCTGGTGGTGGCCTACGCGCTGGCAGGGCGCATCGACCACGACTTCCAGGCAGAGCCGCTCGGAAAGGGCAAGGACGGCTCGCCGGTATATCTCAAGGACATCTGGCCGTCGCAGAAGGAGGTCTCCGAGACAGTTGCCTCCGCGATCAATACCGGCATCTTCCTCAAGGAGTACTCCACCGTGACGGATGGCGATGCCAACTGGCAGAACCTGAAGTTTCCCGTCGGCGGCACCTACCAGTGGGAGCCGGATTCGACCTATATCCGCAAGGCTCCCTACTTCGACGGCATGCCGGCGAACCCCGCAGCAGTCGAGGATATCCGCGGAGCGAGAGTGCTTGCAGTGCTGGGAGACAGCGTGACCACGGATCACATTTCGCCCGCCGGCTCCATCAAGGTGGATGGCCCCGCGGGCAAGTATCTGCTGGATCATGGCGTGAAGGCTGCGGACTTCAACTCCTACGGCTCCCGTCGCGGAAACCATGAAGTCATGGTTCGCGGCACCTTCGCCAACGTTCGCCTGCGCAACAAGCTGGCTCCGGGAACGGAGGGCGGCGTGACCCGCCTGCTACCCGAAGGCGAGCAGATGAGCATCTTCGACGCGTCGGTGAAGTACGCGGAGCGGGGTGTCCCACTGGTCATCCTCGCGGGCAAGGAGTACGGCTCCGGATCCTCCCGCGACTGGGCGGCGAAGGGACCCCGACTGCTCGGCGTGCGCGCAGTCATCGCGGAAAGCTACGAACGCATCCACCGCTCGAATCTGGTGGGCATGGGTATCCTGCCGCTGCAGTTTGCCAGCGGCCAGAATACCCAGAGCCTGGGACTGACGGGAGAAGAGGTCTTCGACTTCCCCGGTCTGCGGGCGCTGCTGGATTCAAAGTTTGCCGGGGGGCGCACCCTGACTGTAACCGCGACAGGTAAGGACGGCAGAAAGATCACCTTCCCGGCGAATGTCCGCATCGACACTCCGCAGGAGATTCTCTACTACGAAAACGGCGGCATCCTGCAGTACGTGTTGCGGCAACTGGTGCAGCCGTCAAGTTAG
- the add gene encoding adenosine deaminase, which translates to MNSFAIPGDWLRRLPKAELHLHLEGTIEPATLVELSQRHDRKRTRTSMTLDEAKSLYRYQDFSGFMLAFKAITERLRTPEDYELITYRMIERLAQQGVVHAEVYVSVGVIYYWRREECEADPFLIDRIFAGMERGRQRGERDFGTTLYWIFDAVRHFGPEEAARVFRKAAALKQDAPSIIGIGIGGDERRTGSEPFRDLYAEARDAGLHLTAHAGETVGPEGIWAALNIGAERLGHALSAIEDRELMDVLAERQIPVEICVTSNVRTGCCNSPARHPLRQYFDAGLMVTLNSDDPAMFESDIEAEYLLAHREFDFSADHLRELAANSIEASFLDPERKVELLHKIESIR; encoded by the coding sequence ATGAATAGCTTTGCCATTCCGGGCGATTGGCTCCGCAGGCTGCCCAAGGCCGAATTGCATCTCCACCTCGAAGGCACGATTGAACCTGCGACACTGGTCGAACTGAGCCAGCGGCACGACCGCAAGCGGACAAGGACCTCGATGACGCTGGACGAGGCGAAGTCGCTCTACCGCTACCAGGACTTCAGCGGGTTCATGCTCGCCTTTAAAGCCATCACAGAACGGCTGCGCACGCCGGAAGACTACGAGCTGATTACTTACCGCATGATCGAGCGGCTGGCCCAGCAGGGAGTGGTCCATGCAGAGGTGTATGTCTCGGTTGGCGTCATCTACTATTGGCGCCGCGAGGAGTGCGAGGCCGATCCTTTCCTGATCGATCGCATCTTTGCCGGCATGGAACGCGGCCGCCAGCGTGGCGAGCGGGACTTCGGCACCACGCTTTACTGGATCTTCGACGCGGTCCGCCACTTTGGTCCTGAGGAGGCCGCCCGCGTCTTCCGCAAGGCAGCAGCGCTGAAACAGGATGCGCCCAGCATCATCGGCATCGGCATCGGCGGAGATGAACGGCGCACCGGATCCGAGCCCTTTCGCGATCTCTACGCCGAGGCGCGCGATGCCGGTCTGCACCTGACCGCGCACGCTGGCGAGACCGTCGGCCCGGAAGGGATCTGGGCCGCGCTGAACATTGGAGCGGAGCGCCTGGGGCACGCTTTGTCGGCAATCGAAGACCGTGAGTTGATGGATGTCCTTGCCGAGCGCCAGATCCCGGTGGAGATATGCGTTACCTCCAACGTGCGTACGGGATGTTGTAATTCCCCGGCGCGGCACCCCCTTCGGCAGTACTTTGACGCTGGGCTGATGGTGACCTTGAACTCGGACGATCCTGCCATGTTCGAGAGCGATATCGAGGCGGAATATCTTCTGGCTCACAGGGAGTTCGATTTTTCCGCAGACCACCTGCGCGAGCTGGCCGCCAACTCCATCGAGGCGAGTTTCCTCGATCCCGAGCGCAAAGTGGAACTCCTGCACAAAATTGAATCCATCCGCTGA
- a CDS encoding amino acid permease, producing MIRRNSRRRSLGLSSQLFARKSIDKLISDSEQPDQRLKKTLGPWSLTALGIGAVIGSGIFTVIGTAIAGEKFDTSSIVNSPLLDYLIHHKALIGRPGAGPALAVSLLLVAVVCALTALCYAEMASMIPIAGSAYTYTYATMGELVAWIIGWDLILEYAVSNMAVSVGFAAHMVDLLDWFGVHPALRWISPAFLPSGLQNFDGAMLYAPGWHFGFNIPAFVIVMLITVVLVRGIRESAEANNIMVILKISAILIFVFAAAGFVKPHNWHPFFPNGWSGMLTGGSIIFFTYIGFDSVSTAAEECRNPQRDVPLGIMATLIVCTLLYVAVAVVLTGLVPWNSLVGNAAPVVNTLKQLSLAPGGAHLHWIRLVILFGAMLGMISSILVFQMGQARVWFSMSRDGLFPKWFSRVHPRFRTPSAATWMAGFVVGIPAGLLDIGTLADVANIGTLFAFTLVSIGVLILRFREPERHRSFRAPGGPVVPLLSLVFCMLLMAGLPIFNWLCFFVWLAIGLVIYFFYSRKRSSFAPGNAGYLERG from the coding sequence ATGATTCGTCGTAATTCGCGGCGAAGGAGTCTGGGTCTGTCTAGTCAGCTTTTTGCACGCAAGTCGATCGACAAACTGATCAGCGATTCCGAACAGCCGGACCAACGCCTGAAGAAGACGCTCGGCCCGTGGTCGCTCACCGCCCTGGGAATCGGCGCGGTGATTGGCTCCGGCATCTTCACCGTCATCGGCACGGCCATTGCGGGGGAGAAGTTCGACACCTCCTCTATCGTCAACTCTCCTCTGCTCGACTACCTCATTCACCACAAGGCGCTGATCGGGAGACCTGGAGCCGGGCCGGCATTGGCTGTCTCCCTGTTGCTTGTGGCTGTAGTTTGCGCCTTGACCGCGCTGTGTTATGCCGAGATGGCGTCCATGATCCCCATCGCCGGCAGCGCCTATACCTATACCTACGCCACCATGGGAGAACTGGTAGCGTGGATTATCGGCTGGGACCTTATCCTCGAATATGCCGTCTCGAATATGGCAGTAAGCGTAGGCTTTGCGGCGCATATGGTGGACCTGCTGGACTGGTTTGGAGTCCATCCAGCACTGCGATGGATCTCGCCTGCGTTTCTACCCTCCGGACTGCAGAATTTTGACGGCGCGATGCTCTACGCTCCCGGCTGGCATTTCGGCTTCAATATCCCCGCATTCGTAATCGTTATGCTGATCACCGTAGTTCTTGTCCGGGGCATCCGCGAGTCGGCGGAGGCGAACAACATCATGGTGATCCTGAAGATCTCCGCGATCCTCATCTTCGTTTTTGCCGCAGCCGGATTCGTCAAGCCGCATAACTGGCATCCCTTTTTCCCCAACGGATGGTCGGGCATGCTGACGGGCGGCAGCATCATCTTCTTTACCTACATCGGATTCGATTCTGTCTCCACCGCTGCCGAAGAGTGCCGCAATCCGCAGCGTGACGTGCCGCTCGGCATTATGGCGACGCTGATCGTCTGCACCCTGCTCTATGTAGCTGTGGCGGTTGTGCTTACAGGGCTGGTGCCGTGGAACTCGCTGGTGGGCAACGCTGCCCCGGTGGTCAACACTCTCAAGCAGCTCTCGCTCGCGCCCGGCGGTGCCCATCTGCATTGGATCCGGCTGGTGATTCTGTTCGGCGCCATGCTGGGCATGATCTCCTCCATCTTGGTCTTCCAGATGGGACAGGCACGCGTGTGGTTTTCCATGTCCCGCGACGGGTTGTTCCCCAAATGGTTCAGCCGGGTGCATCCACGGTTTCGCACGCCCTCAGCCGCAACCTGGATGGCGGGTTTTGTAGTGGGAATTCCAGCGGGTTTGCTGGATATTGGTACACTTGCCGATGTGGCCAATATCGGTACGCTCTTCGCATTTACATTGGTATCGATCGGCGTGTTGATTCTTCGCTTCCGCGAGCCGGAACGGCATCGGAGCTTTCGCGCTCCCGGAGGTCCAGTGGTTCCGCTGCTGAGCCTAGTTTTCTGTATGCTGCTGATGGCTGGCCTGCCCATCTTTAACTGGCTGTGCTTCTTTGTATGGCTGGCGATTGGCCTGGTAATCTACTTCTTCTACAGCCGCAAACGCAGCAGCTTTGCGCCGGGCAATGCCGGGTATCTGGAACGCGGATGA
- a CDS encoding UvrD-helicase domain-containing protein: MQHLLDKLNPQQRAAVEAIDGPVLILAGAGSGKTRVITHRIAYLIEERGVAPDAILAVTFTNKAAAEMAERVDKLLPHGSLAKPLLCTFHSFCVRALRRDIETLRVGGQGLTRDFAIYDESDQQAVVKQAMRRLGMDDKQLTPRVVLSRISWAKNHMLNPQEAYLQSTDPTAERVAHVYEAYTKELRKNNALDFDDLLLETVRLLRSSAEVRERYNRRYRYVLIDEYQDTNRPQYEIMKLLAGKDQNICVVGDEDQSIYSWRGADIRNILDFEREFPGAKTIRLEQNYRSTETILEAASAVVANNAQRKGKALWTEREGGPLVGYYEAPDGENEALFIADYIQKYLRKAGEEQEAPRVAVLYRTNSQSRLVEEALRRYGIPYTMVGGFSFYDRAEIKDLLSYLKLVQNPNDSVALQRVVNTPVRGIGKTTLETLERLALETGASTWNAMGHAIRNRLLPQRACIALENFRSIINDARAMLASEFAEKLAADVSNNVSGVVSGDVSNDVSSEDSAEAILPAETAEAEEADVSFDFGEASQGTLELNAGDTALPEEDLPVNAVDFNPFLDAAPAAYRKATPKKKVEVAAAAEPEPAPVEGFRKSGDPATLPELIRFLIDRSGYIRSLEEEGTPEAFSRIENLKELANAAQDAQQRGETLSEFLDHAALVSDTDQYQPDARVTLMTLHAAKGLEFPLVLLGGMEEGLFPHSRTLNDPNGLEEERRLCYVGMTRAMDALVLTRARYRRRFGNDMPEASMPSRFLEEIPHRLLEDLGGGATQRSSTWNAYATPYPTRGRHSGEDFEGSRHYSYEDEDQSAGSRRNSPASTPKRPDTGSLDNIAKFFSSRSGSAARPRLEVPEATGARGFGKGQRVLHPKYGEGVVFHREGDGEDAKITVQFAKFGIKKLVEKFAQLQRL; this comes from the coding sequence TTGCAGCATTTACTTGACAAACTGAACCCCCAGCAGCGGGCCGCTGTTGAGGCGATTGACGGTCCTGTCCTTATCCTCGCAGGGGCAGGCTCGGGGAAGACGCGCGTCATCACGCACCGCATCGCCTATCTGATCGAGGAGCGCGGAGTCGCGCCTGACGCCATCCTCGCGGTCACCTTTACCAATAAGGCCGCGGCGGAGATGGCCGAGCGCGTCGACAAGCTGCTGCCGCACGGCTCGCTGGCAAAGCCCTTGCTGTGCACCTTTCACAGCTTCTGCGTGCGCGCCCTGCGGCGGGATATCGAGACTCTGCGCGTTGGCGGCCAGGGGTTGACGCGGGATTTTGCCATCTATGACGAGTCGGATCAGCAAGCAGTCGTCAAGCAGGCAATGCGACGGCTGGGCATGGATGACAAGCAGTTGACGCCTCGGGTTGTGCTGTCGCGCATCTCCTGGGCGAAGAACCACATGCTCAATCCGCAGGAAGCCTACCTGCAATCCACCGATCCGACCGCCGAGCGTGTCGCCCATGTGTATGAGGCCTACACCAAGGAGCTGCGCAAGAACAACGCTCTCGATTTCGACGATCTGCTGCTGGAGACGGTGCGCCTGCTGCGTTCGTCGGCAGAGGTGCGCGAGCGCTACAACCGGCGCTACCGCTACGTTCTGATCGACGAGTACCAGGATACGAATCGCCCGCAATACGAGATTATGAAGCTGCTCGCGGGCAAGGATCAGAACATCTGCGTGGTCGGCGACGAGGATCAGAGCATCTACTCGTGGCGCGGCGCGGACATCCGCAACATTCTTGACTTCGAGCGCGAGTTTCCCGGAGCCAAAACGATTCGTCTGGAGCAGAATTACCGCTCGACGGAAACCATTCTTGAGGCGGCATCGGCGGTAGTTGCCAACAACGCCCAGCGCAAGGGAAAGGCGCTGTGGACAGAGCGCGAGGGCGGTCCGCTGGTGGGCTACTACGAGGCTCCCGATGGCGAGAATGAAGCGCTTTTTATTGCCGATTACATCCAGAAATATCTGCGCAAGGCAGGGGAAGAGCAGGAGGCCCCGCGCGTTGCCGTGCTGTATCGCACCAACTCGCAATCGCGCCTGGTGGAAGAGGCGCTGCGCCGCTATGGGATCCCTTACACCATGGTTGGAGGCTTCTCCTTCTACGACCGCGCCGAGATCAAGGACCTGCTCAGCTATCTGAAGCTGGTGCAGAATCCGAACGACTCGGTCGCCCTGCAACGGGTGGTCAACACGCCAGTCCGTGGCATTGGCAAAACGACGCTGGAAACGCTGGAACGGCTTGCACTGGAGACCGGAGCCAGTACGTGGAACGCCATGGGGCACGCCATCCGGAATCGCCTGCTGCCGCAGCGCGCCTGCATCGCGCTCGAGAACTTTCGCAGCATCATCAATGACGCACGCGCCATGCTGGCCTCGGAGTTTGCCGAGAAGCTGGCCGCGGATGTCTCGAATAATGTCTCGGGCGTTGTGTCGGGCGATGTCTCGAACGATGTGTCGAGCGAGGACTCCGCCGAGGCCATCCTTCCCGCGGAGACAGCCGAGGCCGAGGAGGCGGATGTCAGCTTCGACTTTGGCGAGGCTTCCCAGGGAACCCTGGAGCTGAATGCCGGAGACACGGCGCTTCCTGAGGAAGATCTGCCGGTAAACGCCGTGGACTTTAACCCGTTTCTCGACGCGGCCCCTGCTGCCTATCGCAAGGCGACGCCGAAGAAGAAGGTGGAGGTTGCCGCAGCCGCCGAACCTGAGCCAGCTCCGGTTGAGGGCTTCCGCAAATCCGGCGATCCGGCTACCTTGCCGGAATTGATCCGCTTCCTCATCGATCGCAGCGGGTACATCCGTTCGCTGGAGGAGGAGGGAACGCCCGAAGCCTTCTCCCGCATCGAAAATCTCAAGGAACTGGCAAATGCGGCGCAGGATGCGCAACAGCGCGGAGAAACCCTTTCAGAGTTCCTGGATCACGCCGCGCTGGTCAGCGATACGGATCAATACCAACCCGATGCGCGCGTTACCTTGATGACTCTGCATGCGGCGAAAGGATTGGAGTTCCCGCTTGTTCTGCTGGGGGGCATGGAGGAGGGGCTTTTCCCCCATTCGCGGACACTGAACGACCCGAATGGCCTCGAAGAGGAGCGGCGGCTCTGCTATGTGGGCATGACCCGCGCCATGGATGCGCTGGTGCTGACCCGGGCGCGCTACCGCCGCCGCTTCGGCAACGATATGCCGGAGGCGAGCATGCCGTCGCGCTTTCTCGAGGAGATTCCGCACCGGCTGCTGGAAGATCTGGGCGGCGGCGCGACGCAGCGGTCGTCCACGTGGAACGCGTATGCCACGCCCTACCCCACGCGTGGCCGCCACAGTGGAGAGGATTTCGAAGGCAGCCGCCACTACAGCTACGAGGACGAGGACCAGAGCGCCGGCTCACGCCGCAACTCCCCGGCCTCCACACCGAAAAGGCCGGATACCGGGTCGCTGGATAATATTGCGAAGTTCTTTTCTTCGCGCTCCGGGAGCGCGGCCCGCCCTCGACTGGAGGTTCCGGAAGCCACCGGGGCTCGTGGATTTGGCAAGGGGCAGCGGGTCCTCCACCCGAAATATGGCGAGGGTGTCGTCTTCCATCGCGAAGGAGACGGTGAAGATGCGAAGATTACGGTACAATTTGCAAAATTCGGAATAAAAAAACTGGTAGAGAAATTCGCCCAGTTGCAGAGGTTGTAA